A part of Onthophagus taurus isolate NC chromosome 7, IU_Otau_3.0, whole genome shotgun sequence genomic DNA contains:
- the LOC139430613 gene encoding histone H2B, producing the protein MPPKTSGKAAKKAGKAQKNISKTDKKKKRKRKESYAIYIYKVLKQVHPDTGISSKAMSIMNSFVNDIFERIAAEASRLAHYNKRSTITSREIQTAVRLLLPGELAKHAVSEGTKAVTKYTSSK; encoded by the coding sequence ATGCCACCGAAAACTAGTGGGAAAGCAGCCAAAAAGGCGGGTAAAGCGCAGAAAAATATATCGAAAACCGATAAGAAGAAGAAACGCAAGAGGAAGGAAAGCTACGCTATTTACATTTACAAGGTATTGAAACAAGTTCATCCTGATACCGGTATTTCGAGCAAAGCTATGAGTATAATGAACAGTTTTGTGAACGATATCTTCGAGAGGATAGCCGCTGAAGCATCCCGTTTGGCTCATTACAACAAAAGATCAACGATCACCAGTCGAGAAATCCAGACTGCCGTCAGACTTCTGTTACCTGGAGAATTGGCGAAGCACGCTGTAAGCGAAGGCACCAAGGCTGTTACTAAGTACACAAGTTCCAAATAA